The genomic region AACAAGGCTTGGAAGGCTTGGAAGTCTGAAGGAGTTGATAAGGAAACAGAGAATTTgatggtggatgatgattacTATTTTGTTCACTCCTACGCTGCTCTCCTTCCCGACCCATCTGCCTCTACTCCTCCCAAGGGAATCGCCGAATTTGCTTACACACTCTCAAGATATGGTTCCGAGACTTTCGTCTCTTCGATACGGCGTGATAATGTCTTTGCTGTACAGTTCCACCCCGAGAAGAGTGGTCCTGCTGGTCTCGACATGTTGAGAAAATGGCTCCATGCTCCTGTCGAcactctttcctcttccccttccaaTCCAGCTTCCACTTCTGTTGGCAAGACATGGCAACCCACCAACCCCTCTCCTCTCCGTGCCAAGGGCAACGGTTTGACCAACCGTATTGTCGCTTGTCTTGATGTTCGTTCCAACGATGCTGGTGACTTAGTCGTCACCAAGGGTGACCAGTACGACGTACGCGAAAAGTCTTCTGACAAGGCTGTCAGGAATTTGGGAAAGCCCGTCGAGTTAGCTCAGAGGTATTACCTCTCTGGTGCAGATGAAGTCGCGTTCCTCAATATCACCAGCTTCCGATCTTCTGCTCTGCTCGACCAGCCTATGCTTGATGTTGTCAGGGCTGCCGCAGAAACCGTCTTTGTACCTCTTACCATTGGTGGTGGTATCAAGGACACTACCGACCCCGACGGTACCTTCCACCCTGCTCTCGAGGTTGCCGGTGCTTACTTCCGTTCAGGGGCCGACAAGGTCTCCATTGGTAGTGAGGCCGTCATCGCCGTTGAGGAGATGCTGGAACGTGAAGCTCGAGGTGAACCTGCCTTGACTGGCAAGACTGGTATCGAGACCATCTCCAAAGGCTACGGTCGACAAGCTGTCGTCATCTCTATCGACCCTAAACGGGTTTATGTCGACACTTCTGTCCCCGGTTGGCTTGAATCCTTCCCCGTCAAGCACCGAGCGAGCTTGATCATTGGCGACAACGCCACCTCCCGTACCGCTCCTCAAGAGAAGGGCAAGGCTTGGTGGTACCAATGCACCATCTCTGGCGGCCGTGCCGTACGAGATATTGATGTCGTCCAGCTTGCTCAGGGTGTCGAGCGTCTCGGTGCGGGTGAGATTTTGCTCAACTCTGTGGACAGGGACGGTTCTGGGCAGGGTTTCGACCTTGATCTCGTCAAGCTCGTGAAGAATGCGGTCGGTATCCCCGTGGTTTCTTCCTCTGGAGCAGGCAGTCCTGCAGACTTTGAGGAGGTGTTCAGGGAAACTGGTACAGAAGCAGCGTTGGCGGCTGGTATCTTCCACAGGGGCGAGGTTGGAATTGACGAAGTTAAGGGATGGCTGGAAAGCAAGGAGATGGCTGTTAGGAGGACGGCTTTGCCAACCGTATAGAGCGGTGAATGAGAGTGATAGAGCATTTAGATCTTTTAGCAAGATTACATCATCTTTTTGGCATAGGGCAACTTTGGCATCAATGCACAGCTTGCAATAGTACTGTTACCTCCATCGTCAATCATTTTTTTCCAGCTGTCTTGTCATAACAATGTCTTGTGGAAAGTTATCTAATGTACGTGCTTTGCGTGCGTTCTAGGGGCATAATGCATTAGTATAGTCGTTACTC from Cryptococcus decagattii chromosome 3, complete sequence harbors:
- a CDS encoding imidazoleglycerol phosphate synthase, cyclase subunit; this encodes MAATQLPIPEVGQPKGHAPQSKPKLYILDYGAGNVRSLANSINKLGYEFEWIKDESDFDKAEKLIFPGVGSFAQATSSLRTSGLHSHLLKYIASGKPYFGICIGMQVLFASSSESPGSEGLGVVPFAITEFKVEDNYEGGNGRKSVPHMGWNKAWKAWKSEGVDKETENLMVDDDYYFVHSYAALLPDPSASTPPKGIAEFAYTLSRYGSETFVSSIRRDNVFAVQFHPEKSGPAGLDMLRKWLHAPVDTLSSSPSNPASTSVGKTWQPTNPSPLRAKGNGLTNRIVACLDVRSNDAGDLVVTKGDQYDVREKSSDKAVRNLGKPVELAQRYYLSGADEVAFLNITSFRSSALLDQPMLDVVRAAAETVFVPLTIGGGIKDTTDPDGTFHPALEVAGAYFRSGADKVSIGSEAVIAVEEMLEREARGEPALTGKTGIETISKGYGRQAVVISIDPKRVYVDTSVPGWLESFPVKHRASLIIGDNATSRTAPQEKGKAWWYQCTISGGRAVRDIDVVQLAQGVERLGAGEILLNSVDRDGSGQGFDLDLVKLVKNAVGIPVVSSSGAGSPADFEEVFRETGTEAALAAGIFHRGEVGIDEVKGWLESKEMAVRRTALPTV